Below is a genomic region from Ancylomarina subtilis.
CGGAAACAAAAACCTAACCCCTAATGTGTTTCTTAGCAAAGAAGATAATATTACTAGTGGCTATTATATAAGTTATGTTAGCGGTGCTAATAGGCTCAAATTGAGGTCAGGTTATGCGGATGATTCAGGAAAGTTAGGAAACATAGCAGCAGCTAATTATGCTAGAATTGATACTCCTAATACATTTGGAAATCAGCAAACAATCAAAACAGGTTCAGATTCTAATTTAGTATTACAAGATGCTTCAGGCGGTGACGGTTGGAATCTAATTGACTTCATAGATGGTAACGGTACTAGACAAGCTAAGATAGGTATATTCGGTTCAAGTGGTTTTCAATACTCAGATGCTAACGGTGATAGATGGAATATTTACCACTCAGGAAACAGTAATAAAAGTGATGTAGATTGGACAACTAGATTTTTAACCTCACACGGATTAGCAACATTAAACCACGGATTAATAGCAGGTTTAGGAGATGTTGAGAAGTTTAGAGTGACTAGTGATGGAACTAAAACAACAGGAAAGCACCTGATATACACCAATAGTTCTATAGTTGATGCGCTACAGATTCGCAAAGGGTCATATAATGCGGGCGGTGTCGGGATATCTTTTTCAGATCAAACTTCTGAAGCGCAAGTTGGTTATTTAAGATTCTATCATTCAGATTCAGATAATTCAGTCGGTTGTGGTTCTGTATTTAAATTCTCATCAACTGAAGCTCATCACGGTGTAGTATTGGAAAATACAGAAGGAACTTCAAACTTCTATGTCGGAACTAAGGGTGTATGGCACGCAGGGAATTCAGGAACAAATGCAATAGATTGGAAAGCGAATAGCGTTGATGTTGTAAATGTTGGATTAAGACACCCAACAAGCTATGAAAATAGATTTTGGTTTGGTTATACTAGTGATAACCATAAAGGACTTTGGGGTGCAACTATAAAATCAACTCACGCTTCATACACAAATGCAGCTCAATTAGTTTTAGATATTAACAGCAAAAGCATCTATTCTGACTCAGACATTTATACAAAAGGTGCTATTACAGCAGAGAATAGATTAAAAGTTCAAAGTGGTAGTTATAAAGGCGATGGAGGTTTTGATAATGTCGGTCTAATACTAGATAACACCCACGCAACAACAGGAGAATCAGCAGTATCATATAAAAACGCAGGAACAAGCGGAACAGGTTCAAATTATTGGATTCACGGACTAAATCAATCGAATTTATTTAAGTGGGCATACGGAACATCTTTTACAGATGGTAATGCAAAATTAGTATTAGACACATCAGGAAATTTAACAGCTACGGGAAACGTTCAATCTTATTCAGACGAAAGAATAAAAGATAATATCAAGCCAATAGAGAACGCAACAGAATTAATTAAGCAGTTCGACGGGGTTAGATATACTAGAAAAGATTTAGAGGATAAGAAAAGAATTCATATCGGATTTAGAGCGCAAGACGTTGAAAGGGTTTTACCTGAATTGATAGAAACGCAAAATGATGAAATGAAAACCAAAACGATGAATTACGCACAATACACAGCCGTTTTGCATCAAGGTTTAAACGAAACAAATAATAGAGTTGATGAGCTTGAAAAGCAGAATAAGGAGCTTCTAAGAAAGATAGAAGTATTAGAAAAAAGAATTAATTTATAAATGTCAAAAATTGGAGAAACAAACGTAGATATAGCAGAAGTAAAAGCGGTTCTAGGTCATAATAGTAATGACTTAGGAACGCTTTGCAAGTCACCTAACATTAATATGTTTTCAAAAAAGAAGCCAATTAATAATAGAAGAGGTGATATTAATTCAACAGATTGGTATGTTGGAACAACAGGAGATTACGGTTTATCAATTCCGTCTTTCTCAACATCAAATAATACAAATTGGACGCATAAAAAACCTGTGGGCGGTGAAACTTCGCCCTATTGTTTAGGAGATTTTAGAGGGTATGACTCAACAGCAAGACCAGTAATAGGAATTCCAGAAGACAATATTCCCCCGACCTTAAATGTAATAAATAGTGGAAGTCTAGCATTTCTATTTGATATGAATTTTGATGCATCGGGTATTACTCCAACTGAATTAGGTTACGGAGCTTATTATTTAGGGGTTAGAGTAGTAGGAAAAAACGGGGTTTCAAAAGAATTTACAACAGCTTCACAAATACAAAACCAAACTGATTTCCTCGTAGTTGATTTTTCTAAATCTCCCTTTAATAATACAAATTGGGTAGGACAAACAGTAACATTTCAGCCGTTTATTTGTAGTGGAAAACAATCAGATCAAGACGGAAATGCAATAGCGTTAGGAGATAAACGAGGTTTGCCGTTTGGAACATTTAACGGAATTAAATATGTAAATCAATTCAGTGTTAAGATTGAAAAGAAATCAACATTTCACGCAAATATTACACTTATTAATGATGATAACGGTTCTAGTGGTTGGAAAACTCCCGAATCTACTGAAAATGTGAATTTCTCAACGGGTAATTTTAGTAATGCTTTAATTTCGAAAGGAAGTCTAGCATTTAAATTTAAAGCGGTTGGAAATGCTGAAATCAGCAATCTAGATGTTACTATATCTACTTATTTCAACACAACATTTAGTGCAAATGCTATGAATAGTCTTTATAAAGATGGTGTTAAAGTTACATCAGTAAGAGCAACACCCGCAGGAAATGAATATATGATATATATTATGAATTGTTTGAATGACAACGGTGGTCACGCTGAAATGGTAAATAATAAAGCTTCCGAAATATTTGTTTCGTTAAAACAATCGGGTATGATAGCAGGTTCAACGATGTTTGTAGCTGCGACTTCTACCTATGTTTCAGGTGCAGAAGGTGGTGGAATGGGTGAACTATAACTGAATCCAAACACAACCAACAATTAAAATAATAATAAAGGAAGTGACAACTATAATTTCAAAGTTGTCATTTTCTCCTAATTCGGGGTAGAATAATCTAAGGAAATCAACTAAATGTCTTTTCATATGTTAAAGATATTGATTTTATATAAAAAGAATGAATGAATAAATGATTAAAAACAGTATCAATGCACTATTCTTCGGAAGTGGTAGTATTGCGTTTCTAAGTAAAATATGGACTTCGATTGTAATTTTTGCGAACACATATTTTATTACACTATCTTTTATTGTGTTTTCGATTACTACTATTTACAAGTTTACACAGTTTCTAAGAAAAGGAAAACACAAAAACTTAATAGTATATAGATTAATAAAAAAAGCCTTTAAAAAGGCTAATAATTATCTAAAACACTAAGATATTTTTGATGATATTTTTTATACTTATCGAAGTAAAAAAATAGATTGTGATTGTTCGCAATGTCTAAATTTAATAACTCTTTGTTGTTCATCAGGACATATTTATAATAGAATATAGACATTGCTTCCATCATATCTGCACGTTCAACATCTACTTCACAGATTTCAATAACTTCGGGGCGAATCTTACGCTTCTTCAACTTCTTTAACCAAACGTTTTTAGGGTTTTCATAAATAGTTTCGCTTAAATGCTGTGATAACCTTTGTTCTTTGGTTCGTATGGTCTGCCCTATATAACGGATTTTCTTTCGTGTTAATTTCCCGTGATGAATATAAGGATGAACAATTCCGTATATAACTGCTTTCATAATAGAATAGTATTAAATCTTATAACAAATATAAGCTTAAACTATAATATTATGCAAACCAGAAAATAAAAAAAAAACAATTTTAAAATTAATGAAATGGATAGACAAATTAGGCAATCTTTTAGGGGGTGATTTACTCACAAAAGCAAAAGATATAATAGATGAATGCTTTACTTCTGAGGAAGAAAAAAACAACTTCGTTTTAGAATTAGAAAAACAAAAATTAGAGGGGAAAACAATAGATTTAGAATATATTTCATTACAAATTGAAGATGTAAAATCAGCAAGGGAAGCAAATGTAAAAATTCAACAATCTGAAAATGCTTCTTGGTTAGCTAAAAACACACCTTATATTATTGATATATCACTAAATATTATCTTTTGCGCAAGTATTGTATTCGCTTTTATCACAGAAGATAAAGAATTAATATTATTCTGTTTGGGTATGCTTACTGCACGATTCGGTGACGTTGTAGGATTTCATAGAGGAAGTTCAAGCAAAGTAAAGAGGTGAAAAAGCAAAGAAAGAACCGTTCTACTCCTATCTATTATCCTTATAATATTATCTAAGTAGGAACTTTTTTCGTGTCAAAAATCCAACGAAAGAAAAAACAAATTCTATCATATATTTATTCTTATAATATTATCTAAGTAGGAACTTTTTTCGTGTCAAAAAATATTAAGATAGTATTGGATAGAACAAGAAAACAACACTTTTCAAATGTCAAATAAATCAAATTTGGCAAAATTCCACTATAAAATATTTATATATAATTATGTAATTAAGTCTTAATATTTTAAACTTTTATTACAAAATCTACTATAAACTTTATAATACAATTTTAGAAATAATTGCTTAGTGTCATTCGCTATTATTTCGACCCGAAAGAGGAGAAGCGATTAATTACCGCTTTTTCTTTTACAAAAGAAATGACACGAAAAAACACGACAACGTGAAGAATGACACTTATAAAGAAGTTCAACAAAGAAACCAACCAAAAAGAATTATTTGATGATGTATTGAAAAAATGGTATAACCCAATAACAGAAAATTGGGTTCAAAGATTAAGAAAACCAAGAAATACAAAAGGAGAAGCCAAAGGAAAAGCACTAACAAAGATTGAACAAGACAATTACACAATCTACAAGTTTGCAAATATTATCTTTTCAACTGACAAAATCGAAGATGAAAGAATTTCGATATTCATTACAAAACTTATTAGAAAATACTATTCAAAAGTAAGAATGGATGAAAACGAATTTATCGATTTTGACATACAAGAAAATGAAATAGAGGAACAAAAAAAGCTGATTAAAAAGCAATCATTTGTTCATATCAAATCAGAAGAATTAAAAGCATTATTAGGAAGCAACTATAATACAACCTTAGATTTATTAACACAAAAAGGATATGTCGAAAGAAAGAAAACTTCATTTATTATCAAGAATGGTTTTAAGGTTTCTACAATGATTTATAAACCTTCTAAGGCTTTATTATCGAATCGATATACAATGAAACCAGTAATTTATTCAAAGGTTTACAAGACCGTTAAAACAAGTTTTGAAAACAAATGCAAGGAGTTTGAAGGAACATATTTAGAAAACTTCAAATCAAGTATTTCTTTTAAATTCAATATCGATTTAAAGTCATATAATGAAATAATTGAACAGAATTATAATAGATATTTCAAAGAAAAATTAGAAGAAATTGAACAAAAACAGGCTGAAAATTTAGCAAAATTTGAAAAAACATATAAAAACAATCTGAAATATAAAAAATCAGGTAAGGAAACAAAGTCTTTCGCTAAATATCAAAAGTTTTCAGATAGATATTTTGCTTTGCTTGAAGCAAAACCGCTTACAATTGAAGAGTTAAAAGAAGAATATTTACAATACTATTTTGCAATGAAAAGTTGGGATATGTCAAACTACTATGACAAAATTGACTTTTTCAAAGTAGATGAATTTTCGGGTAGATTACACAGCATTTTCACTAATATTCCTTCAATATTCATAGATTATAAATGGAGCAATCAAACCGATATTACATCTTGTCAAATGTCATATTTAGCACAACTATGTTATAACGAAATAGGAACTAACGATTACACAACCAAATTCAACGAATTAGACGACATATATAATCACTACAAAGGCGACAAATCAAGAACTTTATTCAAAACAAATATGTTGGCTTCTGTATTTGGTCAAACCAACGGCAAAAACCACCAACTATTTTGCACGACGTTTCCGCAAGCAGGCGAATTTATCACAGAATACAAGCAGAATTACAGCTATACAAATAGAAAAGGTAAGAAGCTTGATAAGGTGTTTAGTTCTTTATGCTGCGAATTACAACAAAACGAATTAGAAACGTTTCAGAAGCTTTGGAGCTTCCTTTATTCTCAGAATATACCCTTTGTTTCAAAACACGATTCAGTTGTTTTAAAGAGTCAAAAGCATTTGAATATTGCGGTTGAAAAACTGAATGAACTTTTATCAGAAGATTTGAAGAACGTGAATTACAAATTACATTAAAAAATAAAAGAATGACACTATAATGAATAATATAAATGAACACACACAACATCTTTATATGATGTATGATAATGTTAATAAACTAACAAAGATAGGTATAGCAAAACGACCAGAAATAAGATTAAAACAGATTCAAAATGCATTAGGATTAACAGGAATAAAATTAATAGATGTTGTTTATGGTAAATCCAATAAAGAAAAAGAATTACATAAAATGTTTAGTGAATATAGAGTTGATAAACATCCTATGTCATTAGTTGATGATTATAACGGACAAGGAGGACACACAGAATGGTTTAAATTAGATAAGAAAACACGTAATAAATTAAAAAAAATCTACAAAGACTTATCAGAAGATAATAAATCATTCGAAGAAACATATAAATTCTATTTAAAAAGAGACATACTTATTGAAAAAGAATACAAGATGCATATGAAAGGAATTAAAACCAATAAATATATTTCTAAGGTATTATACGAAATGTCTGAAAGAGATTGTGAAAAAGCTCTAAGTGTTCCAAAAGATAAAAGAGATAAAGAACAAAATTCCTGTATAAAATTCAACAACTCTATGTTTTATTCTATGAAAGAAACTATAAAAAAACCTGAAAACATTTATTACACAAACATTATAGATGATAAATACTTTATTAAATATAAACAGTTTAATTACAATAATGAAGACATAAGAATATGTCAAAAATTATTTATCGTCAATAAAGAACCAATTGATTTACACGAAGTAATTCATCATATCTATTGCAATAATGGAAAAATAGATAGTTTGTTTGATAATCTTATGGATACTGAAAGTCAAAATATCAATTTAGATACACACTCAAAAATGTTAGATGTTGTAAAAGAAGAATTAAAATATTATTTGATTAATAAAGGATATGATAACAATAAATTAATTAATTTCATAATAGAAAATACGAAACCAAGAAACGTTTATTCAGAAGCAGAAATAAGTGAATCTTTTGGATTATTCCAAAACTAATACAGATATTTCAAGAACGTAAATAATAAAACATTCAAAAAACATAAACTTTTTTGAACTTTCATCATATAAATAGTGTCTTAAAGCAATTTACAATTTAATGTTCATATTTATGAATTTTATTTTTAAGAGTGTATCAAATCGATACACTCTTTTTTTATGAAAAAATGTCAAAAAATGGAATAATTTGAACAGGTGATTTTAATATATAATTCTAAACAAATGATTTAGAATGAAAATTAAATTCACAAATGAAGAACTAAAAGAAAAGATTGAAAATGATGAAATAAGACAATATAGAAACTCAGTATATTATTTTTCAAGGGATGCATTGTCATACAACATCAAAACGGGTTTAATGATGAAACCAAGCATAAACGGCGGCGGTTATTTAAAATTAGACTTATGGATTGACAAAATAAGAAAACAAGAATATTTGCATCGAATAGTCGCTGAAATATACTTAGGAGAATGCCCCGAAGGTTATTTAGTGAATCATATTGATTTTGATAGAACGAATGATAATATTGAAAATTTGGAATATGTTTCAGCCGAAGAAAATACAATTCACTCAATTGAACGAATCGTTGAAAAACGAAGAAAAATCACGAACGAACAAATATTAGAATTCAAAGAGTATTTGAGGGAAAATCCAAAAAAAATAAATTATAAATATTTTATGGAAAAATTTAATGTTTGCCGAAGAACCCTTTACAACATCAAAACGGGAAGAACTTGGAAACACATTTATTAAAAATGGAATATTTTGGACAGGTGATTTTTATATATACTATTATAAGAAACACTAAAAAAACAATAATAATTAAAATATGAAACTAAACAAAGAAGAAATGAAAACGTTTCTTGAATTATCAGATATGGAATTAAGACACGCAAAAGGCGTAATGATATTTCCACAATCAGACGGAACATATGTTTTGTGTGATAAGAAAATGAAAGCAATAGAAATCGGAGTTTATCACGAACTACTAACCATTTTAAGAAAGGCAAAAGCTAAAAATATATTTCAAAACATAGCTGAAAGCAACGACGATTTAGAAGCAACATTTGTATTCTATTAAAAACAAAAATATAATAATTAAGATATGAAAACACCAAATTACAACGCTAACCAAAGAGACACATTAAACAAGATTTTCGACAAAGGAGCAAAACACGACTTTACAACTATGGATAAAGAAATAATTGATATTTTATTAGAACAATTAATTACGAATATATCAATTATTCAAGGTGTTAAACGATACAAGACAATAGAAGATAGATATACAATAGACGAAATCAACGACTATTTATTACAGATGAAAATTAACGAATCAAGAAACTCATAATTATATTTTCTCACCCTTTCAACCTACTAAACAGCCATAAAATTTTAATTGGTTGAAAGGGTGTTTTTTCAAAATATAATTACAAAAAAAATAATAAATAAAATATGAAACCAAATACATTTTCAACAGTAGCAGACATTTACAACTTAGTTGAATCATATACAGAACAAATAAATGAATCTAAAAAGAAAACAGAAGCTTTAAAAGATGAATTAAACGATAAATTATTAAATCACACTAACAAATTAAACGGTTGCACGTTCTCTCTTAATATGTCTTTATTATTAGACGATATTTCAAAGAATAAGAATATTGATAATAATAATAGACAATCTTTAATTTCACTTTCATATCAAGCAATTCACAAATTTAAATCAGAAATGGTGAATACTGTTCGAAAAATCAAACATTCATTCTTTGATATTACCGAAGAAGACAAAGCCGAATTAGAGCGACAAAAAAATAATAATTAAGAAATGGAAATATTTATAATAATATATGTATGGACTATAATCTCGTTTTTTGTGGGATTTAACCGAGGTGAAAAGAACCAAGAAAGAAAGCAGATTCAACAAACTGAAACAGTTATTAACGGAATAACATTCAAAGGAGTAAGTAAAGAAAATCTTCCTTTGATAACCTTTATTTATGAAGATGAACAGGAAGTTAATGTAAAGAATGAAAACAAGATTCACGCAATTGCACCGACTTTTGGCGAAATCGCAAAAGAACAAAAAACAACTATTAAATAAATGAAAGATGTAAAAAGATTTATTAGTTGGATATGTGAATATGAATTTATGTGGGCTGAAATACATCAAGGTAATAATGGTTTTGAAGTAAGTATTTATAATGAATGTTACAGCGAATCTTCTAATTACCCTATAAATCCTAATGATAAGGATGTATGGATTAAACTACAAGAAGATATTAATAATGGCTATAATGATGATGATGAAATTGAAATGTTGAATGATTATAAAAATCATATTCGCAAACTAATATTAGACGTAGTTTTCAAATAAGCGATTCTAAGCAACGTTAAAATTTCAAATGATGGATTATATAAAAACACAAAAAAGCCTTATCAGATTTAATCTAATAAGGCTTTTAAGCTTTCATTTTCTTGGATTGAAAACGCATCATTTCGTTATAAATTTAAACATTTCCCGAATTTCTCTTTAACAACTTCATAAAGATCATTTTCAATTATTATATATTGTAATTGGTCATAGTAGCCTATGTCATATTCGTCTTTTTTAATTTCTTCAAATGTCATAGGAAATTTAGTATCTTTATTAAAAATATTTAAAGCTTCTTCTAAATGATCGTCAGATACTTGAACAACTTTTCTATTAACTTCGTAAAATGATAGTTTCATATTCTGTTTTTTAATTAAGCACAAAAATAACATAAAAATTAATTATTCCCTTTCTAACCCTACGCAGCTATTTTTAATTCGTTGTTCTTGGAAAGAATTTCAATTTGTTCATTATTGAAAGTTCTATTACTTGACATTGTGTTTTCCCACGCTCCAACGATATAATATTTACTTTCTTCTTCTACTTCTTCTTCGATTTCAAATCCTTTAAAGTCGGTGAAATCAACAAGAAACCCTTTCACAACAGAACGAATATCATTGAAATCTGAATAGACATATTCGAATATTTCGCTTCGTTTCTTGTTTTGCTCCCAATCCATAAAATCACAACAAATTAATATTTCGTCTTCAAGGTCATCAATAGAAATAGACATTTCATTATCTAAGACATTTGCAACTACAAAACCTTTACTTTCTATTGTTTGTTCAACATCTAAACATAACACACCCCCGAAAGCACCTAACAAGGCTTTTACAACTCTTATTTCAATTTCTGTTCTCATCTACTTTTATTTTTTAGTTATTATTTACGCAGCTATTTTATAATCTTTCAATAATTCAATTCGAATTTCTTTTTGAATATCTGAAAATGATTCTTCGTCTTCGTCCTTATCTTCGTCTTTGTCCTTTTCCATTTCAATGCTTGTTTCGATAAGATTGTGGTCATTGTAATAAACAAAATCAAAAATTTCTTCTACTGTATCGTTGATATTTGAATAAATATCTATCACACAATCATATCTAAATTCTTCTTCACCGTTCCATTCTTCATTAATAACCGTAGTTAATTTTAGTTCAAAGTCGGGGAGAATTTCAATTTCAAAAGTAAGCACCCAATCAAATCGAAAATTGAAAACTAACTTTTTTCCGTTCTTCGATTCACTTTCAAATTCAAATAATGAATCTTCATATAATTCAATCGCTTGAACTAACTCAGCGTTTTGCAATTTGGTCTTATCTATTGTTGTATTTTCAACAATTTCTTCTTTCATATCTTCTTTTTTAGCTGGTTTAAAATCTACTTTAATAATCTTTGCTTCTTCTACTACTTCAACAACTTCATAGGCTTCTAAACGCTCTATAAATGACTTCAAATCGTTCCATTTGCTAACGATCTTTTTTCCATCTATCTCAGTTGAAAAGACTGAAATATCGTGTTTGATACTAAGCTTTTGACACACTTTCAAATCTTTATAGTCGAATTCAAATGTAATTGAATGCTTATCACTTGAAATCTGCTTTTTATTCTTCAAAACAGGCAATAGAATAAATTCAGTCTGTTTAATATTCAATTGAACGTATCTATTGATTCTATCAAATTCATTCTTATGCAACTTAGTAGCCATAAAATTTTTATGGTTGTTGTCTAAATAAGTTATAATTGTGTTATTATTTCGCATATTTTTTAAGTTTTAGTTTAACATAATAGTAAAATTTCAGGCATAAAAAATACTGGCATATTCAAAAGACTACTTTTAGCCTAATATAAACCAGTATTAGCACAATTAGGAAACTATCCTAAGTTTTAATACTTCATCAACCATTGAACCTGATCAGGGTGCAATGAGTAATAAAACCGATACGTCTAGCGGTT
It encodes:
- a CDS encoding GIY-YIG nuclease family protein; translation: MNNINEHTQHLYMMYDNVNKLTKIGIAKRPEIRLKQIQNALGLTGIKLIDVVYGKSNKEKELHKMFSEYRVDKHPMSLVDDYNGQGGHTEWFKLDKKTRNKLKKIYKDLSEDNKSFEETYKFYLKRDILIEKEYKMHMKGIKTNKYISKVLYEMSERDCEKALSVPKDKRDKEQNSCIKFNNSMFYSMKETIKKPENIYYTNIIDDKYFIKYKQFNYNNEDIRICQKLFIVNKEPIDLHEVIHHIYCNNGKIDSLFDNLMDTESQNINLDTHSKMLDVVKEELKYYLINKGYDNNKLINFIIENTKPRNVYSEAEISESFGLFQN
- a CDS encoding HNH endonuclease signature motif containing protein, giving the protein MKIKFTNEELKEKIENDEIRQYRNSVYYFSRDALSYNIKTGLMMKPSINGGGYLKLDLWIDKIRKQEYLHRIVAEIYLGECPEGYLVNHIDFDRTNDNIENLEYVSAEENTIHSIERIVEKRRKITNEQILEFKEYLRENPKKINYKYFMEKFNVCRRTLYNIKTGRTWKHIY